From Gottschalkiaceae bacterium SANA:
CAATAGGCTGGCAAGAAGACACAAAGTCGATAAATGCGCGCAAGTCCCTCAAGAGAGATTTGCTTACTTGCATGGGGAGCGTGTATAGAGAAACGCGTATAATTAATCAAAGCTTTAATCTTTGCTCTCACACTTGGAGACATCTTGTACCTCTGCCGATAATAACTTAAGGTCCCCAAGGGATTATCAACGCGAATCCGCGGCTCATTCGAGGTCAAGCCTCCGGCTTGAAATTCCTTGAACATGAAAATTTGGTCCGTATAAAGCAAGGGCATTTGACTTGTTACAACATCAAATAAAATGGCTTCTGTAATAAACCATTCTCCAGCAAAAACGGGAAAGGCTTGTTGGCGTAAAAGCGCAGTCTTGTAAACTTCAGGTTCTCCTTGAATGCCATAACGATCCCGGATCTCTATGGTATTTGATAACAACTCACCCTCTGGTGCACGGCCGATTCTCTTTCCATTCATATCCTGACACATGCCAACAAATCCACAATAGTCACATGTATCAAGCCGATCACAAAGAGGAATCATCTTCTCTATGGCGTCTTCTAGCAAAAAATCATCACTATCTACGCAAACAAAATAGCTTCCCCGTGCTTTTTTAAAAGCCAAATTCATGGCTGTATGCTTTCCACCATTGTCTTTTCTTACATATGAAATATCGACTTTTGCTTCCATTATAAAGCCTTTAACAAGCGATTCCGTATGGTCATTTGATCCATCATCGACAATCAACCATTCAAAATCACTGCAGCTTTGCTCGCACAAACTCTTGTATAAGCGTTTCAACAAGTCCGCACGGTTATAGCTTGGCGTAAATACCGTTATTCTCACAAGCACTTCATCCTTTCTTATTGGCTGATCGATCCTTCATAAATATCAAGTAGTTTCGCTTCCATCAGACTCCAACTATAGCGCTTCTCATATAAAGCTCGGCCATTCTTCCCCAATTCATTGCGCAAATCCGCC
This genomic window contains:
- a CDS encoding glycosyltransferase family 2 protein, whose translation is MRITVFTPSYNRADLLKRLYKSLCEQSCSDFEWLIVDDGSNDHTESLVKGFIMEAKVDISYVRKDNGGKHTAMNLAFKKARGSYFVCVDSDDFLLEDAIEKMIPLCDRLDTCDYCGFVGMCQDMNGKRIGRAPEGELLSNTIEIRDRYGIQGEPEVYKTALLRQQAFPVFAGEWFITEAILFDVVTSQMPLLYTDQIFMFKEFQAGGLTSNEPRIRVDNPLGTLSYYRQRYKMSPSVRAKIKALINYTRFSIHAPHASKQISLEGLARIYRLCVFLPAYWMYGRDVKKLKEL